The window caccatgcCCAAAATACCCCCTAGCACGCCTCTAACTCTCTTTGGATTCTCAAGGGCGCAAGTAAACACAACTGCCGTGCTCGCCGCGAATATCAACTTCTCTCGCCACTGCTTCTCCAGGGGATACCGCCGAGGAACCAACGTTGCTAGTGCCCGCGGCGCCACAAACAGGGCCATGTCTTTCCTTCTGCCCGCCGTCTCGATAAACACGCTCCATCCGCAAAGGCAGCATCCGGTGCCAACACATATGCCCTCGTCGATTCGCTGGCGGTTCGGTATTTCTTTGCCGAGGACGCGGGGGCCGAGGCGAGTGCGGGCCAGACACACCCCGTAGTAAAAGAGGGTTATAAAGGTAGCAAGAAAAGTGGATGATCGGGTAGAGCcggtgatggccttgacgaggTTGATGCGCCTGGGGTTGCGTAGTTGAAGGGCCAAGGCGAGGGGTAGGTAGGTCAGCATGGACCATTTCCAGGAACGAAGGAAGCGGCTGATAGCATGATATTCGCATGACGGGCCACACCCCATGTGGACGAGGTCGCAGGGGAACGGGATGATCTTGGCAGGGTCACCCCATTCCGTAGGCAGGCCGTAGTCGTCGCACATGGAGCCCAGCAGCGGCGCCTGGCCGGTCTCCTTGCCGTAGATGAGCTCCCCGTTTCTGCACCGGCGGAGGGCTTCGATGAGGCGTAGGTCGACAGACGCGGCAGACGTAATCCACTTGTTGTAGCTGCGAGGCAGGCTGTCTGGGGAGTAGAACCATGCCCACATGATGAGGCCCGAGGAGGCGGCAAACACGACGGGGTCCATGAGACGGGACATGACTTGCTCAATCTAGCCAATTagctcaagaagagagcACAGTGAAGAGAGGCTACTAACCACCGTCCACTTGCCCGAAGCCTTGCGACGGGAGCGACGTTGAGACCACAGCTCACCGACGAGGACGTCGGCGGCGCGGGTGACAGCAAAGAGAGTAAGGTCAAGCGTTCGACCGCCATAACCGCCGGTTGAGGCTTCGGACAAGCCCTGCTGCACTGCAGCCAAACCGGAATCTGCCCACGCTGGGGGTGTCTGTTGTGTCTGCTTAgactggagaagctggaggctgAGCCATCCTGATATGAATGTAGACAGCCATCGTGCTAGTCTGTGTCAACCAAGACAAGGGCAAACTATCCGTCAGCTTTCGGCCAATATAGAAGAAACGTTGCACAAGATGGAAGGGCTATTGTGTCTATATTCGGAGGCTTACCTGAGTTGTGATGTCGTACTGAGCTGGGTGGCAACGCGGCCGATGATTTTGAGCAGAGGTTCCTATATTGATGTTACAGGTTGATCGTCAGCATATTGCCAAGCAACGATGCTACAATTGGCTAAGAGAATTGGTCACAGTTTAAACCCAGACTATTTACGAACACGGGACTATACGGTCGTATTCTCCTTGTCATGGGATGGACCAGCGGAAGCTGGCCGAGGGAGGGATTGTTCTCCCCTAAACCAACCGTCTCTGGTCATCAAACCTGACTCAACTCAACTTAACTTCTAACAGTCATCATCTTACCTGCAGCAAAGTCGAGCCTCCCACCAGGGCGGCACAAAACGTGGGGAACCGTCGTGGATCCAGGCCGGTCCGTAGGATTTTGAACGCCGAGTCCTTGAACGACCGCTCGTCCTTGTCCGAGGAGAGATACTTCTTTGCGCTCTTGCgtttcttggagatgaactgcagcatcagcgtcaaCAGCCGAGGCGCAACGGCCGAGGCATATCCCAAGAGATAGGCCCGGACCAGCGGCCGCAGGGCTGCAGGCAGGGACTGGAAGCTCAAGGGCCCTTTAGGCTGGATGGCTCGAAGGGCTGAGGCCATGGGATGCTTCTCCAAGGTtgtcaaggccatgatggaCTTGGAGAGCCAGAGCCGGCGAAAGCTGTATTGGGCGAGGTTGAGTTCAGCTGGGCAGAGACGAGATGCCTAATTGAGTGGCCACCAGCACAAGGGACGTCTGCCTGAAGCAGCGCCCGGGGCCAGAGCTCCAGGGCAGACGAATGGCGTTCCGCAAGATGTAACGCGCCGCTCGCTTTGGATGATTGGGGGATGCCTGCAATGGATCTGCTTGGGCTGGGCCGCGGCTTTGATAGCTTGGTGCGGGAGGTGTGACGCGACCGCCTCCCAGCGCGATGATGTAGCTGCGTCTTCGTATATTACCGAATCACGGCTATCGGTGGCAGGGAGACGTAAAAAAGGGGGACAATTGACAATGATGTCGAAAAAGGACAATGATGGAATACACTCAAAGCATAGAATTTGCTAATTGGCGGGCTAGGGGAAGGCCGATTTGTTTCGTTGACTGTGGCGTTGAACGTTTAAAGGGGACCTTTTTTTAAGCATTGCGCACTAGCAGTAAGGACGGAGagcaggtacatgtagcaAAACCTCAACCTCGTGGGGTGGGAATCTTGAATCCGGAGCCTCGGCAGAGCAGCCAGCAGGTGCCGGATGCAACTCTTCCATTGCATTTGATCGCATTGAATCTGTTCCTTCAAAATGCCCACTAGTAAttgcgtttctttttctagTAGCTGTTGTATACTATCGTCACCTTTTTCTGGTGTCTGTCTTACTCCCCCTTCGTGATTATTACTACTGCTTCTTACTGCATGTGCTAACTGTATTAACACTATATATTAGAATTGAAACACGGGATGCTGGATGGCCAACTTCGGGTACAGTACCGCATCTCATTAGCCCTTCATATTATTCAAACCACGCTGCTATCTGCATGCTACGATGCACAAGCACAATCAAGGGAGGCATCGCTCTTGGCGCACCGGCTCTTCAGATCAAGCAACCACTAACCTCAACCGATGTCACTGCAACCCGGCATGTCACGAACCCGAGCTCCACCAAACGCGGGAACTTATGTTTTTCTCCTTctatttccttcttttcgaGATCGAAATGCCAGGGGGGAGGCGAAGCATCTTGCGACGCGGGAGCCATGACTAGTAGCCACGAGTAGTATACCTCGCGAACCTCGGCCGAGGCAGACGCAGAGGGGGGGAACACAGACCGATGTTCTGATCTGGCAGTCCGGCCGGCACCGTAAATGATTTGCAGACTAGAACATGAACGCCTCGCCctaagaaaaaaggaaattgaTCCAACTGCAACTTGAAGATAGTAGTGTAACACTGCTTTTTCGGCATAATGGTGATCATTGAACGGCATGGCATGGGGGTCCTTTTTGATTCGATTGCAACGTCAAACCAACCCAAGTTCGTCAACGAATCTAATAATACCTGCCCCAGCTGAGACAGATTTTTTACGGCGCATGTCCGAGTTAAGCAGGTTGGGAGCAAGCAGTGCTACGGAGGGGGTCGCATATCTCCGTACGGAACATTTTGGCGGCAGGCCTGTTCCTAGATGCATCTCAACGTTCCGTCATATGTTCGTTGCTGCTCATCATTATTGTCTCTTGTGTGCTTGGGGTGCCGAGAATGAAGAATGACGAAATGGCATGTGATGCCCGCTTTGGAGAATAAGTGGGTAGAGCGAagagagaagctgtttgAATCAAACGGGGTTTATCAATCAACTGGATTGGAGGTACAAGTCAGAGTATTGGAGTACTAGCCCAATCTATAAATTGAAGGGAGACGATAGGCATGAGGCCAAGTAGCTCCAAGTACCTCTGCTCAATAAAAAGCCTCGATAAAGAGATAAAGTATCCAACAGGCGTTGTCCATGCTATTCCTATTCCTGCAGCTAGAGCCACTCCATACACCTCTGCCAAACAAACTGAACCCACCAGGTGACTTGAATAGAGCGGGCCTTGACGGGACAGGGGGTCGGGTGCTTGAATTTTTCTGGTTCGTCCCCAAACCAAAGACGGtcgtacaggtacaggtacgagtatggATACAGACAATAATACGGGCAATGGCGATTCCTTCATACcattactcgtacagtaaCGCACAGCCGCAACCGACCAGCAAGCGGGttcaggtactcgtacacgccCACCGCCAGCACCGCCGGTGTTGCATGAGGGCGCgtggagcagaagcagccaTCTCCCACAATCCGTCACATCGAATCAATTAATCAATCAATACGGCTCTAGCCTCCCGAGCGCTAGCATGGTAATTATTGTTGCAACAAAGTTCTCAAGGTTCTTTTATGCGCGAGTACGTTACGAGTACCGAGTACACGCATCGAGCCGCAGCCCGAGGGCTCCGCTACCGCCTCTGCACCTAGattgcttgctttgctccCAGTTCCTTGCTGCTTACTTGGTACAGGCGGCGAGCGTCCGAGTACAGGAACTTGGATCAAATTCATTTTCATGTCCTCGTGCCCCTCGTGGGGTCGCCTGTTAGTGGAGTGACGCCTCAACAGGCTCGTCCGCTGCagctttttccctttgcccTTCGTAACCCTCGACTGCCATTTGCTCCTGTTTCTGCCAAAGTCCTGGCGAGCTGAGTCGTTGTGCTCTGTCTGAGCTGTCAATAGTGGACATCAAAGTGCGTGCGTGAGTGCTCAGCAGACTTGGCCGTGACAGCACCAGAAACGACTCCACTCCCTCTAAACGTCGACCCGTTTTAGCGGTGCACCAGCCAAAACCAGCGCTCTGCTAGGCCCTCCAAGAACCCTCCAACCCCCCTGGAACCACCCACGACACCACCTGGACCAAGCACCGAAACCGTGACCCAGCCGCTGAATAGTACAGTAACAGTCCTGCGCCCCACTCCAACTCGGCCTCACCTCATATTCTGCTTCAACCTTTAAACCTCGATCCCCCCCGTGGTCGGATTTCCGCTACCCCGGATTTCCCCCCAGCTTCTTTCATGTGCTTCTCGAACTAAGATCGCGTGCGCCCTACAGACACAGTCGTCCATCGCAAATGTCCATCCGAGGCCAGGGCATCCGTAGCGCCTGTTTCTCGTCACTCTTCTTCGCCTAGTCCTAGTCCCGCGCACAGCATCGCGGCCTCGCCCGGCTTCCATCTCTCCTCCAAAGGCGCACCCATGCTCGCCGTCCGGCAGCCTCCCAGCAGGATGGGTTCGTCGCAGCCCGATTCCGATCCTTTCCAGATGCCCTTCGGATGTGCGTTTGTCCCGAGTCGCCTGCTGCGTAGTACTTAAAGAGTCATGCTGACCCTGCCGTCTCTAGATTCCGTCGATGGCAACCAAGAACCTCTATTCGATGCTCCCGAGCCTGCGCCCGGCGCTCCCTTGCTGAGCGAAACCGATAGCAAGTTTCTCAGTGATTTCTTCGATGACATGACAGCAAATCAGTACAACATGCCCTCTTTCGGAGAGGGTCTGAATTACAATGCCTGGTTCGACCTACCGCCCCAGTTGATGGGAACAGCAACTTCCTATGGATCTCAGTCAGCCGCACCTCTTGGCCAGGAATCACATTTAAATTTTACCAATGACTCTCACAGTCCACATATGGGCATATCTGGATCACATCTAatgccaccgccaccacctccaCCCTCTCAGCCAAACGCTTACCAACAACACCCCTCCGATGATGTTTTGaacgccgccgccacgtTGATGCAAAATGGACCCGGTATGCGTGGAGGTCACAAGAACAACGACTCATCTACCCCGCGGCGGCCCCTTGGTCCTCCAGTCGGTCACCTCCGCCACCAGGGTTTGGAAGAGTTCAGAGAAGAGAGCCGTAAAGGCATGGCGCACACGGAGATTGATAATACCTTTACAGAATGGATGTGGGGGTCGGGTTCCAAAGGACGTCAGCATTCGACCACACGGGCCATCCCCGTGGATTATCAATGGGGCTCTGATTCCAACTTTAACCTTGCCCAGGGCTATACACCCGGAGAGAATAAGGAAACGGTCGAGACTCAGCATCAGGAGCAGCTCAAGTGCCTCGAGTGTTTGGAACCCAACCAGAGCGCTGCAACAACTCGTCCTAGCAGCCCTACCAACAGCCAGTCTACGTTCCCGATAAGCTTACATAGAGATACATCAGAGTCCGCGGAGAGAccagacgatgacgacgatgcaCCCCCTCGCAAGAGACGGAAGAGCAAAATCAAGAAGGACAGTACAGAGGAAGGCGAGGATCAAAGCACTAACGGGAGCAagactgccgccgccaagcgaagaaaagcaaagggcGATCGGAATGGGTCCATCTCGTCGCCACCCATGGAAGTCGGCATGGCGGGCAAGCGACGGAAGTCAGCCCTGAACGGAGTCAAGCCACCGCGCGAAAACCTGTCGGAGGAGCAAAAGCGAGAAAACCATATCCGCAGCGAACAAAAGCGCCGAACCCTTATAAAAGAAGGGTTTGATGACTTGTGCGAAATTGTTCCCGGACTCAACGGGGGAGGCTTCAGCAAGAGCACAATGTTGACCATGACGGCAGACTGGCTAGAAGAACTCCTGGTGGGGAATAGGGACCTGACTGCTCAGCTCGCTGCCCTCGAAGGACGATGAGCTCATCAGTTTGACGGCTAATGGTTTACGCGTaattcccccctttttgcctttttttatttttatttttatatctTGGTCAAACCCAGCGTTCGAATATTTGGAGTCGGGGCTTTACTATTCCATGGGACGATTGCGAGGCGTTGTGTGCTCATATACTCGGGGAGATAAAAGGCTGTGGATGTTATAATGTGTGTGGTCCATCAGGTTGCTTTCTGGttggaaaagggaaatgaaGAGTTATGGGGGCTTTGTGTGGTTATTATCATTGTTGTTTATTATTAGTACTACCCATGATTCCCGATATGAAAGATGCCTAGTCGGCATCCATAGGACGCAAATGCTAGATAGATGGACATCAAAAAGCGCGAGATAGCACATGACAAGGACGGTTTTCTACCCAAGTACGATGATTTGGTGAATTCACTATCATAACAGTAGTTCGAATAGGTGAATTGATGCTCTTGGTATAGAGTATTACAGCAGTAGCTTTACTCACACGATGGTAAGTTGTCAAATCCCCCAGCCATTCACTTAAAAagcagccaatggcatcaaccgCCCAGGACCAAAACCGGGGCCGAGGTTTGCCCACCTCCCGCCATTCACCCACTTCACATGCAACCCCGGCGAATAGACTAAGAGGTTGAGCCAACGAGATAGACTGAGTTGAGAGAACCGTCACCGGCTATTTTCATTATCCAAATTCATAGTCTGCCTCTTTTCAGGTCTCATCGCAATATCCGATCCACCACATCACAACTCAGCTGTTGGATAAAAACACAATCTCACAGTTAACCAGCTTAAAGCGAATCCCCTCATTAAacctcccccctctctcaAGAAACAACACAATGGCAGAGCCACAAGAACCATATCCTGGCGCAGACCGCATCCGCTCACTAACAGACCAAGACGCAATCTTCAACGCCTTTGACGCTTATCCCTGGACCAAAGACTCTGCCTTTCTTGTACGTCCAAACCAAAACCATCTCATATAACCTACCCATTCTTAACCCACCCTTCCTTTATCACACAACATACTctcaaatctcatctcatcccactTACATTAAACATAAAAGTCCGGCCTCCGCGCCATCCTCGGCACCCCAAACTCCTCCAACCCACAAGGCTCCCTCCGCGACATCGCCACCCACGCCCGCATCTTCTACTACGCCCAGCGCATCGGCGTCCAGATCGACTTCTCCGCCTACCACGCCTGGCTCGCACAAAATCCAGACCACCAGCCCCCGCACATCATCCCCGAGGAGTACGAGCAGCAaccgtcatcctcatctccgtcttcttccgcaACTCCGTGGCAGCAGGCCGCACCAAAGGCAGATCTCTACGTCGACCGTAGCGCCCAATCTCACTCCGGCGAGGGGGAACCGTCTTACCCCCTCGGTTTCGCAGAAATgatcaagctcctccaggaGGGCAAGCCGATTCCTGGCATCAGACAGATTCCCAACACTATTGAACGAGATCCTGTAAGTACAAAACCTCAAACATCGGGCTCTCTTTTACCCGTAGCTTCTGTACTCACACATGAGCACCCTTGTAGACGGTGAAGCCTGTTGGATCACGGCCCGTTCCCAGAAAGCCTTGGGAGAGGGAGGTATCTGCAAATGTCGAGGCGGGTGCCGGCAGTGTTGAAAACACTCTTGATCTTGAGTTTCCCCCGGTAGAGCAACAGAATGCAGCGGCAGCCACAACAGGTTCTTCATGATGCCGGCCGTGTAATAGCTGcccgatggtgatggagagaaaCTATCCATCTAGCTCTCACTATTGAAATGCATTCATGGCGCCTACTGGCGGATGCAGATGGCCCGCGCTCCAGTTCACGTGTGACAGTTGGATGCCAAGCTGAACATATCTGGTCACGAATTAATAAACATACCCCTTTCAACCTGAAATTCTGTCTCGATTAAGCGGCCTAGCATCATTATTCGAAATTACAGCCCCTTGTGCTTGAAGCACGCGGAAGCCGCAgtcaaaacaaaaaaagagaaatccTGTAATAAAGAGTGTCGCAACTATTAACACAATtaagacttttttttttcgtaaAACATCCCTCCATTGTCTCCGTCGCGCAAAACAAAATGCAGTTTCCATCAACGTGATACACTCCCACTCCCTTCCCTTTTCTGCAATTAAAGATGTTATAATAACCACCGGGCTTCTATATCGGTTAGCTCAAGTTTCGTCTTCGAGTGTTGGGGATACGGACCGTTCTAAGTGAATGTGTTATTGCCTTTTACATGTCGAGATGCAATCTGAGCTCTTGTCAAAGAGAATGTTGTCGTTACGGTTAGCAGATGTAGTCTCCTGCATATTTCAAAATGCATAACCATATTGTGTCCAATGCACCCAGTCAGGCAGTAGCCAGCTGAGCGTAGGATGACGGGTGATCTGTAAATTGATTGCAGGGGAATATGTTCATAAGAAGAAGTCGACAAATTCTTTGTGTCATCTTGTGACCTGCCTGAGAGCAACAAGAGTGGAAATTAGATATGGGACGAGTCGGCAAGATGTGCTATGAGAAAAAACAAACGATGCTGCGCAGGAATGCCTAGCAGAAGGCTTGCCAGATTGTTAGGTAGCGTCTCGCACACTTATACACCATCAATGCCTATACCGCATCAGCGGTAAGAGGTTCCGAACCTGGCTGGTCCTGGTCCTCcgatgcggctgctgctcatACCGGGCCCAACGCCGGGGCCAGGGCGAGTCGTGACCGCGTGGTTGGTGCACAGCATTCCGACACGAGATCCAAATTTGGACCCCCTGAGAGAGACCATGTGCTTTCGGATATGGGCAGCAACCATCTCACGATGTTGAGGAGAAGCGTTGTTAAGAATCCACTGAATAAGGTAATTTCCGTATTGGTCGCTGGCAATGTCAATCAAAGGAATGCGAGTACGGTCGCGGCGCCCTTCGCAAACTCGATCAAGATATCGACCGAGAAACTCGGCACTTCCAATCTTGAGGCACTTCTCCACAACCTTGGAGGCGAATTGATCAGTGCTATACTCTGCGGCATACCGGATGACGTGGTCAATGGCCCGGCTGCGGTCAGGGGGCGCTCCGTGCTCGCATATGTGCTGGATGCACCAGTTCCCAAATTGGCCGTGAGCCACAATGTCGATATTGGCAAGGACTTCTTCGATGCAAGGGCGCTGAATGAGCATGTATTAGCTAAGGATTGAAATATCTCAGGAAAGTCTAGATACCACTTACCTTGTCCTCTTCGAGGCAGTTCTCAAAAATGTTCTGAACAACAAGACTACCGGTCTCTCCAAGGGCAACTTCATGCCACATTCCTCGGAGAGATTCGTTGACAAATTTCATAATTTGAGGTGGAGATTCGGTCCATCGAAGCTCAAAAAGCTTTTGCCAAACGTGGCAGGCATATCTGTGAATCACGGTCTCGGGGATTCGACGGAGGAGCTCGTGAACCATGATTGCCTTGTATTCTTCCGGGACTGAGTCGAATGCCTTTTGCACAACATGGCACCCAAAGGGATCCATGGACAAGTTCAGAGTGTTGCCACGGATGGCTTCGGCAATCTTAATGACCTGCTCTGGTGTTCCATGCTCAAAGCAGCGTTGAACAAGGAAGTTGCCAAACCTGTTGACCATCAAGGGGTATGCCTGCGCCACAATCGCTTCGACAATCTCATATTTCTGCTCTGGTGTGCCCaccttgagcttctgttGCAAAAAGATGGAAGCTTGTTGGTCATTGTTGCAAACAATCTTGTCAACAATGTACTTCCAATTGCAATTCACATTTCGGtcgaggaggcggcggtAATTAAGAGGCTCTGTTGGTGGGAGATAAGTTGGTCCCTCTGATGGGACAACCTGTTTTTCATCAGCATGTGGATGGTAATGAGTGATTTCCATCGAACTGCCGGGTACCTCATTCTTCCAGCCAGCCTTCGAGGTGAACTCTGAGGCGTGGGGAGAAAGAGGAGTGCCAATTGCTTGTTGATGAAATGGAGGGAACATGTTTATGCCCATCGGAGCCATTGCTGGTCCGACACTAACGTGAGCACCCGGGACAGGGACAGGCACTGGGCCTCCGACAGAGTCAAACTGATGAGCTGGGCCGTTGAGATTGACATATGAGGCCCCAAACTGGTGGCTTGGATTCATTCGGTTGTCGAAGCGAGCACCACGGCGGTTCGATGGGGGGCGCATGATGTCGTGATCAGGAGCTTGACGCTCAGGGCGATGATTGTCAACGAGGATGTAAGGCGAATTTGGGTCTACGCAACCCTGATTAAATCCCCGACCGCCAAACCAGTGAGCGGGAGATGGCTCAGGAGCTgggggatgaagagagtTGTTGTTGGCGAAGGGCGCCTTTGTAGATCCCCAGATTCCACGGGCACGATTAAGTGCGGTGGCCGAGGCAGAATCACTAGTATCGGACTGAGTATCATCTGGGGTGCCTCTGCTCCAAATATTCTCCCGAGGAGCTGTTTCAGTGCGAGGGATTGCTGTGTCAGATTCCTTGGCAGATCGCGACTGAGCAAGCTCCTGGTCCAGCTTAGAGATGTGGTTTCTGGCTTGTGCTAGCTGTAGTTTCAGGCGAAAAACTTCTTCAGTATCCGGGCGCGAATCGTCAAGTGTAACGCTAGCCGGACGCGTGGTCGGAGCTGTGGCAGAGAAACCTTCGGTTACTGGAGTGATGGGAAGCGAAGTGCTCGAAGGAGTTTGGTCACAGACTCTCAAGAAGGAGCCTTCGTCTTCCACTACTTTCGCGTTCTGATTCTGTTGATTGATGGAAACCTGCTCCGGCATTCTCGCAAAAGGTTTCTCCATATGATAGGAGTTATTGGTGGGTAGGTTGTGGACGTGCTTCATACGA of the Trichoderma breve strain T069 chromosome 4, whole genome shotgun sequence genome contains:
- a CDS encoding helix-loop-helix DNA-binding domain-containing protein gives rise to the protein MLAVRQPPSRMGSSQPDSDPFQMPFGYSVDGNQEPLFDAPEPAPGAPLLSETDSKFLSDFFDDMTANQYNMPSFGEGLNYNAWFDLPPQLMGTATSYGSHPHMGISGSHLMPPPPPPPSQPNAYQQHPSDDVLNAAATLMQNGPGMRGGHKNNDSSTPRRPLGPPVGHLRHQGLEEFREESRKGMAHTEIDNTFTEWMWGSGSKGRQHSTTRAIPVDYQWGSDSNFNLAQGYTPGENKETVETQHQEQLKCLECLEPNQSAATTRPSSPTNSQSTFPISLHRDTSESAERPDDDDDAPPRKRRKSKIKKDSTEEGEDQSTNGSKTAAAKRRKAKGDRNGSISSPPMEVGMAGKRRKSALNGVKPPRENLSEEQKRENHIRSEQKRRTLIKEGFDDLCEIVPGLNGGGFSKSTMLTMTADWLEELLVGNRDLTAQLAALEGR
- a CDS encoding pumilio-family RNA binding repeat domain-containing protein, with protein sequence MSTSGSSGSTPQRSVTFSAGTPLKDMLVQAGNVLSATVASGYTFAYFLALGNWDHVCDERKGHFAIDHFKVGKPRLPKVRMKHVHNLPTNNSYHMEKPFARMPEQVSINQQNQNAKVVEDEGSFLRVCDQTPSSTSLPITPVTEGFSATAPTTRPASVTLDDSRPDTEEVFRLKLQLAQARNHISKLDQELAQSRSAKESDTAIPRTETAPRENIWSRGTPDDTQSDTSDSASATALNRARGIWGSTKAPFANNNSLHPPAPEPSPAHWFGGRGFNQGCVDPNSPYILVDNHRPERQAPDHDIMRPPSNRRGARFDNRMNPSHQFGASYVNLNGPAHQFDSVGGPVPVPVPAIGTPLSPHASEFTSKAGWKNEVVPSEGPTYLPPTEPLNYRRLLDRNLKVGTPEQKYEIVEAIVAQAYPLMVNRFGNFLVQRCFEHGTPEQVIKIAEAIRGNTLNLSMDPFGCHVVQKAFDSVPEEYKAIMVHELLRRIPETVIHRYACHVWQKLFELRWTESPPQIMKFVNESLRGMWHEVALGETGSLVVQNIFENCLEEDKRPCIEEVLANIDIVAHGQFGNWCIQHICEHGAPPDRSRAIDHVIRYAAEYSTDQFASKVVEKCLKIGSAEFLGRYLDRVCEGRRDRTRIPLIDIASDQYGNYLIQWILNNASPQHREMVAAHIRKHMVSLRGSKFGSRVGMLCTNHAVTTRPGPGVGPGMSSSRIGGPGPARFGTSYR